The Castanea sativa cultivar Marrone di Chiusa Pesio chromosome 11, ASM4071231v1 genome contains a region encoding:
- the LOC142617396 gene encoding type I inositol polyphosphate 5-phosphatase 10-like isoform X1, with amino-acid sequence MTMKKQDEKKKSFMRNIFTRRERNGREMIKGSFDSPEARSSSTLENLFFTSTGSPMTFHQDVQTFSVFVATWNVGGKSPPSDLNLAQILHTDQSDIYILGFQEIVPLNAGNVLVVEDNEPAAKWLALINQSLNKPSDVAARGSKPTVSLGGSLFFSKPSLKKFSEIFRTESGRKLKSCNCAYELERKQSKDFCFPCQQSHISEDYSPLEEDDEASLNMDPELSIPSTTNQMKYSLIASKQMVGIFLTVWLRTELVQYVGHLRISCISRGIMGCLGNKGCISVSMTFHHTSFCFICSHLASGEKEGDEHRRNTDVMEILKNTQFPKICKSSRVPEKILDHDRVIWLGDLNYRIALSYSEARKLLEENAWDALLSKDQLQIEREAGVFKGWKEGKIYFAPTYKYSYNSDMYAGETKKSRKNRRTPAWCDRILWHGNGIRQLSYIRRESQFSDHRPVRATFLVDVDVASAGSRKGLSSSRLKFGIEEFLPQTRNYFH; translated from the exons ATGACTATGAAAAAgcaagatgagaagaaaaag TCTTTCATGAGGAATATCTTTACTAGAAGGGAGAGAAATGGAAGGGAAATGATTAAAGGGTCATTTGATTCCCCTG AAGCACGGTCTAGTTCAACCCTTGAGAATCTTTTCTTTACCAGCACAGGAAGTCCGATGACTTTTCATCAAGATGTTCAGACCTTCAG TGTGTTTGTTGCGACGTGGAATGTAGGTGGGAAATCTCCCCCTAGTGACCTTAACCTGGCTCAAATTCTTCACACAGATCAATCAGATATCTATATCTTGGG TTTCCAGGAAATTGTCCCTTTAAATGCTGGAAATGTTCTAGTTGTAGAAGATAATGAGCCTGCAGCAAAATGGCTAGCATTGATCAATCAGTCACTGAACAAACCATCTGATGTGGCTGCAAGAGGATCAAAACCCACAGTCTCTCTTGGTGGTTCCTTGTTCTTCTCAAAGCCttcccttaaaaagtttagTGAGATTTTCAGGACAGAGAGTGGAAGGAAGTTGAAGAGTTGCAACTGCGCTTATGAATTAGAAAGGAAGCAGAGTAAGGATTTCTGTTTCCCATGCCAACAGTCACATATATCCGAGGACTACTCTCCTTTAGAAGAGGATGATGAAGCATCCCTTAACATGGACCCGGAACTTTCCATTCCCTCAACTACCAATCAGATGAAGTACAGTCTTATAGCCAGTAAGCAAATGGTTGGAATTTTTCTAACTGTTTGGTTGAGGACTGAACTTGTGCAGTATGTAGGCCACTTGAGAATCTCCTGCATCAGTCGTGGAATTATGGGTTGCCTTGGAAACAAG GGATGTATTTCTGTGAGCATGACATTCCATCATACAAGCTTTTGCTTTATCTGCAGTCACTTGGCATCAGGCGAGAAGGAGGGGGATGAGCATAGAAGAAATACGGATGTCATGGAGATACTCAAAAACACTCAGTTTCCAAAGATCTGCAAATCATCTAGGGTGCCTGAGAAAATTCTTGATCATGA TCGGGTCATATGGTTAGGGGACTTGAATTACCGAATAGCATTGAGCTACTCTGAAGCGAGAAAGCTCCTGGAGGAGAATGCCTGGGATGCCCTACTTAGCAAAGATCAG CTACAAATTGAACGGGAAGCAGGAGTATTCAAGGGATGGAAAGAGGGAAAGATATACTTTGCACCCACTTACAAATACTCCTACAACTCGGACATGTATGCTGGAGAgacaaaaaaatcaagaaagaatcGGAGAACTCCAGCTTG GTGTGACAGAATACTATGGCATGGAAATGGAATAAGACAACTTTCTTACATACGTCGGGAGTCTCAGTTTTCTGACCACCGGCCCGTTCGTGCAACATTTTTGGTGGATGTTGATGTTGCATCGGCTGGATCAAGGAAGGGATTATCTAGCTCTAGGTTGAAATTTGGGATTGAAGAGTTCTTACCTCAAACTAGGAATTATTTCCATTAA
- the LOC142617396 gene encoding type I inositol polyphosphate 5-phosphatase 10-like isoform X3 produces MTMKKQDEKKKSFMRNIFTRRERNGREMIKGSFDSPEARSSSTLENLFFTSTGSPMTFHQDVQTFSVFVATWNVGGKSPPSDLNLAQILHTDQSDIYILGFQEIVPLNAGNVLVVEDNEPAAKWLALINQSLNKPSDVAARGSKPTVSLGGSLFFSKPSLKKFSEIFRTESGRKLKSCNCAYELERKQSKDFCFPCQQSHISEDYSPLEEDDEASLNMDPELSIPSTTNQMKYSLIASKQMVGIFLTVWLRTELVQYVGHLRISCISRGIMGCLGNKGCISVSMTFHHTSFCFICSHLASGEKEGDEHRRNTDVMEILKNTQFPKICKSSRVPEKILDHDYKLNGKQEYSRDGKRERYTLHPLTNTPTTRTCMLERQKNQERIGELQLGVTEYYGMEME; encoded by the exons ATGACTATGAAAAAgcaagatgagaagaaaaag TCTTTCATGAGGAATATCTTTACTAGAAGGGAGAGAAATGGAAGGGAAATGATTAAAGGGTCATTTGATTCCCCTG AAGCACGGTCTAGTTCAACCCTTGAGAATCTTTTCTTTACCAGCACAGGAAGTCCGATGACTTTTCATCAAGATGTTCAGACCTTCAG TGTGTTTGTTGCGACGTGGAATGTAGGTGGGAAATCTCCCCCTAGTGACCTTAACCTGGCTCAAATTCTTCACACAGATCAATCAGATATCTATATCTTGGG TTTCCAGGAAATTGTCCCTTTAAATGCTGGAAATGTTCTAGTTGTAGAAGATAATGAGCCTGCAGCAAAATGGCTAGCATTGATCAATCAGTCACTGAACAAACCATCTGATGTGGCTGCAAGAGGATCAAAACCCACAGTCTCTCTTGGTGGTTCCTTGTTCTTCTCAAAGCCttcccttaaaaagtttagTGAGATTTTCAGGACAGAGAGTGGAAGGAAGTTGAAGAGTTGCAACTGCGCTTATGAATTAGAAAGGAAGCAGAGTAAGGATTTCTGTTTCCCATGCCAACAGTCACATATATCCGAGGACTACTCTCCTTTAGAAGAGGATGATGAAGCATCCCTTAACATGGACCCGGAACTTTCCATTCCCTCAACTACCAATCAGATGAAGTACAGTCTTATAGCCAGTAAGCAAATGGTTGGAATTTTTCTAACTGTTTGGTTGAGGACTGAACTTGTGCAGTATGTAGGCCACTTGAGAATCTCCTGCATCAGTCGTGGAATTATGGGTTGCCTTGGAAACAAG GGATGTATTTCTGTGAGCATGACATTCCATCATACAAGCTTTTGCTTTATCTGCAGTCACTTGGCATCAGGCGAGAAGGAGGGGGATGAGCATAGAAGAAATACGGATGTCATGGAGATACTCAAAAACACTCAGTTTCCAAAGATCTGCAAATCATCTAGGGTGCCTGAGAAAATTCTTGATCATGA CTACAAATTGAACGGGAAGCAGGAGTATTCAAGGGATGGAAAGAGGGAAAGATATACTTTGCACCCACTTACAAATACTCCTACAACTCGGACATGTATGCTGGAGAgacaaaaaaatcaagaaagaatcGGAGAACTCCAGCTTG GTGTGACAGAATACTATGGCATGGAAATGGAATAA
- the LOC142617396 gene encoding type I inositol polyphosphate 5-phosphatase 10-like isoform X2 — protein MTFHQDVQTFSVFVATWNVGGKSPPSDLNLAQILHTDQSDIYILGFQEIVPLNAGNVLVVEDNEPAAKWLALINQSLNKPSDVAARGSKPTVSLGGSLFFSKPSLKKFSEIFRTESGRKLKSCNCAYELERKQSKDFCFPCQQSHISEDYSPLEEDDEASLNMDPELSIPSTTNQMKYSLIASKQMVGIFLTVWLRTELVQYVGHLRISCISRGIMGCLGNKGCISVSMTFHHTSFCFICSHLASGEKEGDEHRRNTDVMEILKNTQFPKICKSSRVPEKILDHDRVIWLGDLNYRIALSYSEARKLLEENAWDALLSKDQLQIEREAGVFKGWKEGKIYFAPTYKYSYNSDMYAGETKKSRKNRRTPAWCDRILWHGNGIRQLSYIRRESQFSDHRPVRATFLVDVDVASAGSRKGLSSSRLKFGIEEFLPQTRNYFH, from the exons ATGACTTTTCATCAAGATGTTCAGACCTTCAG TGTGTTTGTTGCGACGTGGAATGTAGGTGGGAAATCTCCCCCTAGTGACCTTAACCTGGCTCAAATTCTTCACACAGATCAATCAGATATCTATATCTTGGG TTTCCAGGAAATTGTCCCTTTAAATGCTGGAAATGTTCTAGTTGTAGAAGATAATGAGCCTGCAGCAAAATGGCTAGCATTGATCAATCAGTCACTGAACAAACCATCTGATGTGGCTGCAAGAGGATCAAAACCCACAGTCTCTCTTGGTGGTTCCTTGTTCTTCTCAAAGCCttcccttaaaaagtttagTGAGATTTTCAGGACAGAGAGTGGAAGGAAGTTGAAGAGTTGCAACTGCGCTTATGAATTAGAAAGGAAGCAGAGTAAGGATTTCTGTTTCCCATGCCAACAGTCACATATATCCGAGGACTACTCTCCTTTAGAAGAGGATGATGAAGCATCCCTTAACATGGACCCGGAACTTTCCATTCCCTCAACTACCAATCAGATGAAGTACAGTCTTATAGCCAGTAAGCAAATGGTTGGAATTTTTCTAACTGTTTGGTTGAGGACTGAACTTGTGCAGTATGTAGGCCACTTGAGAATCTCCTGCATCAGTCGTGGAATTATGGGTTGCCTTGGAAACAAG GGATGTATTTCTGTGAGCATGACATTCCATCATACAAGCTTTTGCTTTATCTGCAGTCACTTGGCATCAGGCGAGAAGGAGGGGGATGAGCATAGAAGAAATACGGATGTCATGGAGATACTCAAAAACACTCAGTTTCCAAAGATCTGCAAATCATCTAGGGTGCCTGAGAAAATTCTTGATCATGA TCGGGTCATATGGTTAGGGGACTTGAATTACCGAATAGCATTGAGCTACTCTGAAGCGAGAAAGCTCCTGGAGGAGAATGCCTGGGATGCCCTACTTAGCAAAGATCAG CTACAAATTGAACGGGAAGCAGGAGTATTCAAGGGATGGAAAGAGGGAAAGATATACTTTGCACCCACTTACAAATACTCCTACAACTCGGACATGTATGCTGGAGAgacaaaaaaatcaagaaagaatcGGAGAACTCCAGCTTG GTGTGACAGAATACTATGGCATGGAAATGGAATAAGACAACTTTCTTACATACGTCGGGAGTCTCAGTTTTCTGACCACCGGCCCGTTCGTGCAACATTTTTGGTGGATGTTGATGTTGCATCGGCTGGATCAAGGAAGGGATTATCTAGCTCTAGGTTGAAATTTGGGATTGAAGAGTTCTTACCTCAAACTAGGAATTATTTCCATTAA